From the Candidatus Bathyarchaeia archaeon genome, one window contains:
- a CDS encoding class I SAM-dependent methyltransferase: MSCAPFVSSPHDVVKKMLEVARASKDDVLCDLGCGDGRILTTAVKDFGIKSAVGYEIREDLFKQASGEVDKLNLVERVRIFNKDLFQADLKDATLITLYLTTYANERLKPKLRSEARPGSRIVSHDFMINGWKPSRKENYNEHTIYVYSIPDAYSI; this comes from the coding sequence ATGAGTTGCGCACCATTTGTATCATCGCCACACGATGTGGTCAAGAAGATGCTGGAAGTCGCTAGAGCAAGCAAGGACGACGTTCTCTGTGACCTTGGATGCGGCGACGGTCGCATTCTGACTACAGCCGTCAAGGATTTCGGTATCAAATCCGCAGTCGGTTATGAGATCAGGGAGGACCTGTTCAAACAGGCGTCTGGCGAAGTTGATAAGCTGAACCTGGTCGAGAGGGTGAGGATCTTCAACAAGGACCTGTTTCAGGCAGATCTGAAAGACGCAACCCTGATCACTCTGTATCTTACCACCTATGCTAACGAACGGTTGAAACCTAAGCTGAGATCCGAGGCACGACCTGGCTCGAGGATTGTGAGCCATGATTTCATGATAAACGGTTGGAAGCCCTCGAGGAAAGAGAACTACAACGAGCATACGATCTACGTGTACTCGATTCCTGACGCCTACTCGATCTAG
- a CDS encoding PAC2 family protein: MASQTLGDTRIHELAQVELKEPVLIQGLPGLGYVGKVAVDYFIEKLKPRKIAELYSSYLLFPDGNLGINISEDGTYSLPRYEFYGYGEQNPNVILLTGDAQPSVTGQYEVASIVLDFAQRFGSNAVYTMGGYGTRSGNDVGAVYAVVGEATLGERLRKMGAKLAKGGAVTGAAGVILGIGRQRGLQCAGLLGATTGAYPDLEAARAVIQMLTGLVSIPVDLKELDTEIEDMRKKMERFRHAEVEESKEGEERPEEGKDRYIT, translated from the coding sequence ATGGCTTCTCAAACGCTCGGTGACACTAGGATACACGAGCTCGCACAAGTCGAACTAAAGGAACCGGTCCTGATCCAAGGCCTCCCCGGTCTCGGCTATGTGGGAAAGGTCGCGGTCGACTATTTCATCGAAAAACTCAAACCTCGGAAAATTGCTGAGCTGTACTCGAGCTACCTCCTCTTCCCCGACGGCAATCTCGGCATCAACATCTCGGAAGACGGGACGTACTCTCTTCCACGATACGAATTCTACGGTTACGGTGAGCAAAATCCTAACGTAATTCTTCTCACTGGTGACGCTCAGCCAAGCGTAACGGGTCAGTATGAGGTCGCAAGCATCGTTCTAGATTTCGCGCAACGATTCGGGTCCAACGCAGTTTATACCATGGGTGGATACGGCACCCGTTCCGGAAATGATGTCGGAGCTGTCTATGCTGTCGTTGGAGAGGCCACGCTAGGTGAACGGTTGAGAAAAATGGGAGCAAAACTTGCGAAAGGAGGCGCGGTCACGGGAGCTGCTGGAGTAATACTTGGTATTGGTCGACAACGTGGCCTGCAGTGCGCAGGCCTGCTGGGTGCAACGACAGGTGCCTATCCGGATCTGGAAGCAGCTAGAGCTGTCATCCAAATGTTGACCGGTCTAGTGAGTATTCCAGTGGACTTGAAAGAGTTGGATACCGAGATTGAGGACATGCGCAAAAAGATGGAACGCTTCAGACACGCGGAAGTTGAAGAATCCAAGGAGGGCGAAGAGAGGCCTGAGGAAGGAAAGGATCGATACATTACCTAG
- a CDS encoding HD domain-containing protein, producing MTQKSGGFIKDPIHGYVRISQTERSVIDTEPVQRLKRIRQLAGSEFVYPAANHTRFEHVIGAMHLAGSLAEALPIDLPRQLQEQLRLAALLHDVGHGPFSHVFEPLLTKYLGKNHEDFVPWLVNETEISERLEAAGLNARTLGKLAVGNLANRTYPYLDQIVSSDVDVDKMDYVVRDSFHTGAGYGSIDVHRLLYAMDIIDKTLSIDGSAVATLESFLLARFESFRTIYFHKASRAVQIMMVKALEAARDELHLLDFDEPEDFLRLDDYKVWTALKECKKSRKIMQDLEARRLLKCAYERTLFSRKELVTDRVSNEHIRGEIEQQIAKKARISPEDVIIDAPSLPSVPYHNTVDLSSMDVPVFMRAPNGKKQIVPLTDVSKIAGVLHTFMNLVRVYTRESYRSRVESAASQILGTTATSKRID from the coding sequence TTGACCCAGAAGTCTGGAGGATTCATCAAAGACCCTATTCACGGCTATGTCAGAATCAGCCAGACAGAGAGATCGGTAATCGACACGGAGCCCGTTCAGAGGCTCAAGCGCATTCGCCAACTTGCCGGGTCAGAATTTGTCTATCCTGCAGCAAACCACACTCGGTTCGAACATGTAATCGGCGCAATGCATCTAGCCGGATCTCTCGCAGAGGCGTTACCTATCGACCTCCCCCGACAACTACAGGAACAGCTTCGCTTGGCCGCACTTCTTCATGACGTTGGACACGGCCCATTTTCACACGTCTTTGAGCCCCTCCTGACAAAATACCTTGGAAAGAATCACGAGGACTTTGTTCCATGGCTTGTGAACGAGACCGAGATCTCCGAAAGACTTGAGGCGGCTGGCCTCAATGCCAGGACCCTAGGTAAACTCGCGGTTGGAAACTTAGCGAATAGAACGTATCCGTACTTGGACCAGATAGTCAGCAGCGACGTCGATGTCGACAAGATGGATTACGTTGTCAGAGACTCCTTCCACACAGGCGCAGGATACGGCTCAATAGACGTTCACCGCCTGCTGTACGCGATGGACATCATTGACAAGACCCTTTCAATTGATGGATCAGCAGTTGCAACGCTTGAGAGCTTCCTCCTTGCACGGTTCGAATCCTTTCGAACAATATACTTCCACAAGGCTTCCAGGGCAGTTCAGATCATGATGGTGAAGGCCTTGGAAGCTGCAAGAGATGAGCTCCATTTGCTAGACTTTGATGAACCTGAGGATTTCCTCAGACTCGATGATTACAAAGTATGGACCGCACTGAAGGAGTGTAAGAAGTCTAGGAAGATAATGCAGGACCTCGAGGCTAGGCGGCTCCTAAAATGTGCATACGAACGCACACTGTTTTCCCGCAAGGAGCTGGTGACTGATAGAGTATCAAACGAGCACATTCGCGGGGAAATCGAGCAACAGATTGCCAAGAAGGCGAGGATTTCACCGGAGGATGTGATCATCGACGCACCCAGCCTACCATCAGTTCCCTACCACAATACTGTGGACTTAAGCTCCATGGATGTACCCGTGTTTATGCGGGCTCCTAATGGAAAGAAACAGATCGTTCCTCTAACGGACGTTTCCAAGATTGCTGGCGTTCTCCACACGTTCATGAACCTAGTGAGGGTCTACACTAGGGAATCATACCGATCGAGAGTCGAATCTGCGGCGAGCCAGATTCTCGGAACAACAGCTACATCGAAACGGATCGACTAA
- a CDS encoding Yip1 family protein yields MPEEHEHTITRHKIQQLISRILRTAKFDTETIHELKEDKTATGQAVAVLLLVGLSYGLGYSIFTGLQTRSLSPNQLISGTIANMIFTDFAVFIWSATVFLVGAKLFQGKTGYWQLARPLFFSTAPGTLFILIAIPFSPIIVTTAVIASAWIVSAEFVALKNAMGFNTQRALLTSVVGLLVLAFIQMTV; encoded by the coding sequence ATGCCCGAGGAACACGAGCACACCATAACAAGACACAAGATCCAACAACTCATATCCCGAATACTGCGCACTGCAAAGTTTGACACCGAGACCATTCATGAGCTCAAAGAAGACAAGACCGCAACCGGGCAGGCAGTCGCCGTACTGCTCCTAGTGGGCCTGTCCTACGGACTCGGATACAGCATTTTCACGGGACTCCAAACACGCAGCCTATCACCCAACCAGCTCATATCAGGAACCATAGCCAACATGATCTTTACCGACTTCGCGGTGTTCATATGGTCCGCGACGGTCTTCCTCGTCGGAGCAAAACTTTTCCAGGGCAAAACCGGCTATTGGCAATTAGCCAGACCTCTATTCTTCTCTACTGCCCCAGGCACCCTGTTTATCTTGATCGCCATACCATTCTCGCCGATCATTGTAACTACGGCAGTTATCGCCTCGGCCTGGATTGTGTCAGCGGAGTTCGTCGCCCTCAAGAACGCGATGGGTTTCAACACGCAACGGGCGCTATTAACCTCAGTTGTAGGCCTGTTAGTCCTCGCCTTCATCCAAATGACGGTCTAG
- a CDS encoding PfkB family carbohydrate kinase, whose translation MSRLASTLKEKAAGKHAFKVVAMPDFYLDYILTFAGELDEMAKAMVDVAARGGGNLLGWKHLVGRGGNASNFSAQLAKLGVNVVPVIETDEFGGMALAQFLKSADLSHVRTTGSLSSTLAFEAQHSGRQVNIMASDPGSLSKFGPEKLAEKDRELIREADFVCVFNWNQNLKGTELAEEVFQTVKNEGKGVTFFDPGDPTSRASEIPRLNDRVLSKGLVDVLSVNENELTQLAAAVREETGGFEGDEENPLFKAAGVFSMLGSRVDLHTPVFSATFIDGQRERVLCASTPPLKVTGAGDAWNAGDVFAQGIGLGHTERLSFANATAAAYMRKPDLDPCPLDEILERVGEIEKLNIRE comes from the coding sequence TTGTCTCGGCTTGCATCTACGCTGAAGGAAAAGGCAGCAGGCAAACACGCGTTCAAGGTTGTTGCGATGCCGGACTTCTATCTCGACTACATCCTCACCTTTGCCGGCGAGCTTGACGAGATGGCTAAAGCAATGGTTGATGTTGCGGCCAGAGGAGGTGGAAACCTGCTTGGCTGGAAGCACTTGGTTGGTAGAGGCGGAAATGCTTCCAACTTTTCGGCCCAGCTCGCCAAGCTAGGCGTAAACGTGGTTCCTGTGATCGAGACAGACGAGTTTGGCGGTATGGCTCTCGCTCAATTTCTGAAGAGCGCCGATCTGTCTCATGTCAGAACTACTGGATCTCTCTCTAGCACTCTCGCTTTTGAGGCTCAGCATTCGGGGAGACAGGTCAACATCATGGCAAGCGATCCCGGATCGTTATCGAAGTTCGGCCCTGAGAAACTGGCCGAAAAGGACCGGGAGCTGATACGCGAAGCTGATTTTGTATGTGTTTTCAACTGGAACCAGAACTTGAAGGGGACTGAGTTGGCTGAGGAGGTGTTTCAGACCGTGAAGAATGAGGGAAAAGGGGTAACTTTCTTTGACCCTGGAGATCCCACTTCGAGGGCAAGCGAGATTCCGAGGCTCAACGATCGGGTTCTCTCCAAGGGGCTCGTTGACGTTCTTAGCGTTAACGAGAATGAGCTCACCCAACTGGCCGCTGCTGTCCGCGAGGAGACGGGAGGGTTTGAAGGGGATGAGGAGAATCCATTATTCAAGGCCGCCGGTGTCTTCAGCATGCTTGGAAGTAGGGTTGATCTTCACACTCCGGTCTTCTCCGCGACTTTCATTGACGGCCAGAGAGAACGAGTCCTCTGTGCCAGCACACCTCCGCTCAAGGTCACGGGGGCTGGAGATGCGTGGAACGCGGGTGACGTTTTTGCGCAGGGCATAGGCCTTGGTCACACGGAACGATTGTCCTTCGCGAATGCAACCGCTGCCGCATACATGAGAAAACCTGATCTCGATCCTTGCCCATTGGATGAGATTCTCGAGCGAGTCGGAGAGATAGAGAAACTCAACATTCGCGAGTAA
- a CDS encoding MBL fold metallo-hydrolase, with translation MRKIAEGVYRVPARAANTYLVEAPKGLVLVDSGLPGSEKGILKAVAKLGRKPSDLKLVLLTHRHLDHIGSAAALKKQTGAKLASHPFEKPYAAGTLVITAPSAWSFYGRMVRRLTTLEYWSLKLFRIIKFHTTKVDLAADEEFVLEEVGLDGSVIWTPGHTKGSVTLFLNQPSVAIVGDLVRARRGRLVEPLLMESIPQTGASIRRVLDLGPEIICPGHGKPLPASKVKVKARAVKPVAVAKKKEEEEDLEELASGLF, from the coding sequence TTGCGCAAGATTGCTGAGGGGGTTTACAGGGTTCCTGCTCGAGCGGCCAACACCTACCTTGTTGAGGCTCCAAAAGGTCTCGTGTTAGTGGACAGCGGTCTGCCCGGGAGCGAGAAGGGAATTCTCAAGGCCGTCGCAAAACTCGGAAGGAAACCTTCGGACCTGAAGCTTGTACTGTTGACTCATCGGCACCTGGACCATATCGGGAGTGCGGCTGCTTTGAAAAAACAGACAGGAGCGAAGCTGGCTTCTCATCCCTTTGAGAAGCCATACGCGGCTGGGACTCTCGTGATAACGGCTCCGAGTGCTTGGAGCTTCTATGGAAGAATGGTGAGAAGGCTTACAACGCTTGAATATTGGTCGTTGAAGCTTTTTCGGATTATCAAGTTTCATACGACTAAGGTGGATCTCGCTGCGGACGAAGAATTTGTGTTGGAAGAAGTGGGTTTGGATGGGTCTGTGATCTGGACGCCTGGACATACGAAGGGGTCGGTTACGCTGTTTCTTAACCAGCCAAGTGTAGCCATTGTCGGGGATCTCGTTAGAGCTCGTCGTGGCCGGCTTGTGGAGCCGTTGTTAATGGAGAGTATTCCTCAGACCGGGGCGAGCATTAGACGGGTCTTGGATCTGGGTCCAGAGATTATCTGTCCGGGGCATGGCAAGCCGCTTCCGGCGTCCAAGGTCAAGGTCAAAGCGCGTGCGGTAAAGCCTGTGGCCGTAGCGAAGAAAAAGGAAGAGGAGGAAGACTTGGAGGAGCTAGCGTCTGGCCTTTTCTAG
- a CDS encoding superoxide dismutase, with protein sequence MPHHRYKLPDLPYAYNALVPTISEEIMRLHHDKHHLAYVNGANAALDKLQKARETGFAGVDIKAIERDLAFHGSGHTMHSTFWPNMKSNAGGKPGGKIADQINTDFGKWESFKEQFGTAAKQVEGSGWAVLAYEPWTQQLITLQAEKHNDLTVQGVVPILVLDVWEHAYYLQYRNDRAAYVDAWWNVVNWDDVEKRLEKARR encoded by the coding sequence ATGCCACATCATCGGTACAAGCTACCTGACCTTCCTTACGCGTACAACGCCCTCGTCCCGACAATAAGCGAGGAGATCATGCGGTTACATCATGACAAACACCATCTCGCTTATGTAAACGGCGCAAACGCCGCCCTGGACAAGCTGCAGAAGGCGCGCGAGACCGGGTTCGCCGGCGTCGACATCAAAGCAATCGAGCGAGACCTCGCCTTCCACGGTTCAGGCCACACAATGCATAGCACTTTCTGGCCCAACATGAAATCGAACGCTGGAGGAAAACCAGGCGGCAAGATAGCAGACCAGATCAACACTGACTTTGGCAAGTGGGAATCGTTCAAAGAACAATTCGGCACCGCCGCCAAACAGGTTGAAGGAAGCGGCTGGGCTGTCCTAGCATACGAACCGTGGACCCAGCAATTGATCACGCTCCAGGCCGAGAAACACAACGACCTAACGGTACAAGGAGTAGTCCCAATACTCGTCCTCGACGTCTGGGAACACGCATACTACTTGCAATACCGAAATGATAGAGCCGCATATGTCGACGCTTGGTGGAACGTCGTCAATTGGGACGACGTCGAAAAGCGTCTTGAAAAAGCCAGACGATAG
- a CDS encoding MFS transporter, with translation MTLDQIEQRKPSFRRVFSNRSFSLLWIGQMVSQSGDYIFDIVALWLVLQLTGDIFKVGLTTATILLPPVVIGPLAGVYVDKFNRRDIILLSNIFQATTVAAIAVLYTLEALTFPILLVLLFLLNAGAQFVRPAVTAIIPGLMAKEDLAAANSLFTISSSLNQIAGFGIGGLLVLFLGIELPIYYDSFTFVFASASVFLIARSVLDVPSVTSSASIDGENPSSFMDKFLQGLRFIRTSRLLLEIIALALVLNFFGGGIQALIAPYAKITVHGNSGIYGAMLAALSLGTVLGSIVIGKIEARKYVGKLLFLGVLGTGSSVSVIGFTTVASYSIMLMLVIGVSLAFANLPLQVLIQAKVPGNLLGRVFTSLGALVTVATPIAAVTTGGVATTLQIGPTLQLYGILMIIVTAGAYLIFQEVRDAKY, from the coding sequence GTGACCCTCGATCAGATAGAGCAGCGGAAACCTAGCTTCCGTCGGGTGTTCTCCAACAGATCCTTCAGTCTTCTCTGGATCGGTCAAATGGTTTCGCAGTCAGGAGACTACATCTTCGACATTGTAGCGCTCTGGCTGGTCCTGCAACTGACAGGGGACATTTTCAAAGTAGGGTTGACAACTGCGACCATTCTCCTCCCTCCAGTTGTGATCGGCCCTCTCGCAGGGGTCTACGTGGACAAGTTCAACCGTCGAGACATCATTCTCCTCAGCAATATTTTCCAGGCCACAACAGTCGCAGCTATCGCAGTTCTCTATACATTGGAGGCTCTCACCTTCCCGATTCTACTCGTACTACTGTTTCTCTTGAACGCTGGCGCTCAGTTTGTCAGACCCGCTGTCACGGCGATCATCCCGGGGCTTATGGCTAAGGAGGATCTTGCAGCAGCAAACAGTCTTTTCACGATCAGCTCATCTCTGAACCAGATTGCTGGATTCGGGATAGGGGGGTTGCTGGTCCTATTTTTGGGAATAGAGCTCCCGATCTATTACGATAGCTTCACTTTCGTATTCGCTTCTGCTAGCGTGTTCTTGATCGCTCGATCGGTTCTCGATGTTCCTTCCGTCACATCTTCGGCGTCCATCGACGGCGAGAATCCTTCTTCGTTCATGGACAAGTTTCTCCAAGGACTACGTTTCATACGGACCAGTCGTCTCTTGTTGGAGATCATCGCTCTGGCCTTAGTCCTAAACTTTTTCGGCGGAGGAATCCAAGCTCTCATAGCACCCTACGCAAAGATAACTGTCCACGGCAACTCTGGAATTTATGGTGCAATGCTAGCCGCACTGTCGCTCGGAACAGTGCTCGGCTCCATCGTGATCGGCAAGATAGAGGCGAGAAAGTATGTCGGAAAACTGTTGTTCCTCGGCGTCTTGGGAACGGGAAGCTCCGTGTCTGTCATCGGGTTCACCACAGTAGCATCGTATAGCATCATGCTCATGCTTGTAATCGGCGTTTCTCTAGCCTTTGCAAATCTCCCACTGCAAGTGCTCATCCAAGCGAAGGTTCCCGGCAACTTGCTGGGACGTGTCTTCACCTCCCTCGGAGCGCTGGTAACCGTTGCGACCCCAATTGCCGCGGTCACAACCGGCGGTGTCGCAACCACTCTACAGATCGGTCCCACGCTACAACTTTACGGGATTCTCATGATAATCGTGACCGCAGGCGCATATCTCATCTTCCAAGAAGTGCGAGATGCAAAATACTGA
- a CDS encoding winged helix-turn-helix domain-containing protein: MSLLVMSKRDIYNVLLNTLQNPTKLGILMLLTHQDKMTVTQMSKLVRVSKANLYHFVSQMVRDGILAKPEALVKKNYVEKYYRLDEKFFEALDPSEQRKRLKAARPEELKTILQSTLVSIGLDFRLMAEEIASADEKTLKQIANAVAEERITLSYSILSDKAYNHALAELKRINKTITEVERHDKPSLQGNRLILVSLPRLGT, from the coding sequence TTGAGCCTTCTGGTAATGTCAAAGAGAGATATCTACAACGTACTCCTAAACACGCTCCAGAATCCCACAAAGCTCGGCATTCTAATGCTTCTCACTCACCAAGACAAAATGACTGTGACTCAGATGTCAAAGCTCGTAAGGGTCAGCAAAGCAAACCTCTACCACTTCGTAAGTCAAATGGTAAGGGACGGTATTCTCGCCAAGCCCGAGGCCCTCGTCAAGAAGAACTATGTTGAGAAGTACTACCGCCTGGACGAAAAGTTCTTCGAAGCCTTAGACCCCTCTGAACAGAGGAAAAGGCTCAAGGCCGCGAGACCTGAAGAACTCAAGACCATTCTCCAGTCGACCCTCGTTTCAATAGGATTGGATTTTCGCCTCATGGCCGAAGAGATCGCCAGCGCAGACGAAAAGACATTGAAACAAATCGCCAACGCGGTCGCTGAAGAACGAATCACCCTTTCCTACTCAATTCTGTCAGACAAAGCCTACAATCACGCTCTGGCAGAACTCAAACGAATCAACAAAACCATAACCGAAGTAGAGAGACACGATAAGCCATCCTTGCAAGGAAACAGACTGATACTCGTCAGCCTACCCCGCCTCGGAACCTAG
- a CDS encoding SLC13 family permease — MVLSTTIGVIVIGVFIGTYILILSDRFHKPSAAVLGATLMVGTGVLTESDLASAINWQALGVLLGMFIIASSLREAGFFEWVGLHLARSVDAHPLRMYVLLPLMTAGMASLLDIVTVALFIVPLTVEVFEGLEIDPVPFVIAEVLAANIGGLATMVGDPTNVIIGSSLGLTFNQFLQNTAPIALAAIAVNGALLYLKNRNFLHRDAMRRHRQRPVLDLRSPSEAVKDRGLLRVSLVSLLLAVSFLVVHSFLGVSAALATLLPAFLILVYESSRSNEVQHVLARIDWQIFFFFGGLFILVAALGKTGVLSMLGSEMIQISGGNVALAVTLVLWVTALISQVVDNVPLATVFIPVIAVMANTPGVPIAPLAWALAVGTGIGGMATPVGTASNIVALNILNKPKQRLSFARFAKRSIPLTIIDLAIANLILLLRL, encoded by the coding sequence TTGGTTCTCTCCACGACAATAGGCGTCATAGTTATCGGAGTCTTCATCGGCACCTACATTCTCATCCTCTCGGATCGCTTCCACAAGCCCTCTGCAGCCGTTCTAGGCGCAACGTTGATGGTGGGAACCGGCGTTCTCACGGAATCGGATCTAGCTTCAGCAATCAACTGGCAGGCGCTCGGAGTATTGCTGGGAATGTTCATCATCGCCTCATCACTCCGCGAAGCAGGATTCTTCGAATGGGTGGGACTACACCTTGCAAGATCGGTCGATGCTCATCCCCTCCGCATGTACGTCCTTCTCCCACTCATGACCGCCGGAATGGCCTCCCTCCTTGATATCGTGACGGTCGCACTCTTCATCGTGCCTCTGACGGTAGAAGTGTTTGAAGGCCTGGAGATCGACCCGGTTCCATTCGTCATTGCAGAGGTTCTCGCCGCAAACATAGGCGGCCTGGCTACCATGGTAGGAGACCCAACAAACGTGATAATCGGCTCTTCTCTCGGATTGACCTTCAACCAGTTTCTACAGAACACAGCACCGATAGCTCTTGCCGCAATTGCGGTGAACGGCGCGTTACTCTATCTAAAAAATCGGAATTTTCTCCATCGGGACGCGATGAGACGTCATCGGCAGAGACCCGTTCTCGATCTGCGGAGCCCCTCAGAAGCTGTGAAGGACCGTGGACTGTTGCGGGTTAGTCTCGTATCCCTATTGCTCGCAGTTAGCTTTCTTGTCGTCCACAGTTTTCTCGGGGTCTCAGCCGCTCTCGCAACTCTTCTCCCCGCATTTCTCATACTGGTCTACGAATCGTCCCGGTCGAACGAGGTTCAGCACGTCCTCGCTCGAATAGACTGGCAGATTTTCTTCTTTTTCGGAGGCTTGTTCATTCTCGTAGCCGCCCTCGGAAAAACAGGAGTCCTCTCAATGCTAGGGAGCGAGATGATACAGATCTCTGGAGGAAACGTCGCGTTGGCAGTGACCTTGGTTCTCTGGGTAACCGCGCTGATCTCACAGGTTGTAGACAACGTGCCATTGGCCACGGTTTTCATACCGGTCATTGCGGTTATGGCTAACACTCCCGGCGTGCCCATCGCGCCACTTGCCTGGGCGCTCGCTGTGGGCACTGGGATAGGAGGAATGGCTACGCCTGTGGGTACGGCTTCCAACATTGTCGCGTTGAACATTCTAAACAAGCCTAAACAAAGGTTGAGTTTCGCCCGGTTCGCGAAGAGATCCATTCCGTTGACAATAATCGATCTAGCTATCGCGAATCTGATTCTTCTGCTGCGTCTCTAA